AGAATCTTGACTTCACCGTAGTATTTATTAAAAGCCTGTGACAGGTTTAGGACATACTTAGCAATTTGGGATGGATCATTTTTCTCGATCGCTCTTTTGATTGTATCAGGAAATGCTTGGAGCTCAGTTAACACGGCCCATTCTCTATCAGCAGCCAAATTGACTTCCCCACTGCCTGCTTCAAATGCACCCTTTCTCAACAATGATTGTGCTCGCGCATTTGTATATTGAACATATGGTCCTGTCTCACCTTCGACTTTTAGCATATCTTCAAGGGAAAATTCAATATCATTCATGCGGAAATTTTTAAGGTCATGAAAAACAACGGCACCGGTACCGACCATTACGGCAATATCTGTCTTATTGGCCAAAGAAGGATTTTTATCTTCTATATTCTTTTCCGCCAACTTAATGGAATCCTGGAGAACATTTTCAAGCAAAACAACCTTGCCTTTTCTTGTGGACATTTTTTTGCCGTCCTTTAACATCATTCCAAATGGTACATGAATAATACCATCCGCCCATGGAAAATCCATTTTTGCAAGCACTGATTTTATCTGTTTAAAGTGAAGGCTTTGCTCGTTGCCAACAACATATAATGACTTCACAAAAGAATACTCTTCGAATCTGTACCTGGCGGCAGCTAAATCCCGAGTAGCATACAAAGTTGCGCCATCCGATTTTTTTATTAGACAAGGAGGGAGTTCATATTCATCCAAGTTGACTACTTGTGCCCCATCGGAATCTTCAAGCAGTCCCTTTTCACGCAGCATTTCCACGGTTGGTTCCATCTTATCGTTATAAAATGCTTCTCCTGCATACGAATCAAACTCCATTCCCATAAGGTCGTATATCTTTTTAAATTCCTTCAATGATTCATCCTTGAACCATTTCCAAAGCTCGAGCGCTTCAGTATTCCCATTTTCCAAGCGTCTGAACCAGTCTCTGCCCTCTTGTTCAAGCTGTGGCTGGCTTTCAGCGGCTTCATGAAATTTAATATACAGTGCAAGCAGCTCCTGGATCGGTTCAGCCTTCACTTTTTCCTCAGTGCCCCAGAGCTTATATGCCGTAATGAGTTTGCCAAACTGTGTTCCCCAGTCTCCTAGATGATTGATTTTCACTGTTCTGTATCCGCACTTTTCATAGATAAGCGAAAGCGAGTTCCCTATAACGGTTGAACGCAGATGACCCATCGAAAATGGTTTGGCGATATTGGGTGAGGAAAGGTCAATTGTTACAGCCTGACTTTCACCAAGGTCAAGGTCACCATAACGATTCTTCTTTTGCAGAATTTCGTTCAAAAGTTCTTTGACGACGTTTGCCTTATTTAAAAACGCATTTATATAACCTCCAGCTGCTTCAAATCGATTAAATGACCCATTGATCTGGTGTTGCAATCGTGAACTTAGATCTTTGGCAATTGCAGCTGGTGGCTTTCGCATCGTTTTCGCCAGTTGAAAACATGGAAAAGCCATGTCTCCCTGGTGCAAAAATTTCGGTTTCTCAATTAACCTCTCTATTTCGTTACAAGTAAGAAGCCCACCTATCTCTGCAGCAAGCAATTCTGAATACAGTTTTACATATTCCATTAGGATTCCCCCTTTATAAAATACAAAAAACTCCCGCCTCTATATAAGAGACGAGAGTTTATCCCGCGGTACCACTCAAATTGTTCCACACTAAGGAACCTGCTTTCATTGATAACGGGTAAATCCCGGCCGGCCATACTCCATTCAGGCAGGCATCTCAAAAGTGCGCTTCATTATTCTGATGCACCAGGCTTCCACCGTCCCTGGCTCGCTGAAGCAAACAAAGAATAATTACTCTCTTCATCATCGATTAGATATTTTTACCATTATAAACAACTGCTATGTCATTTTGCAATCATTATTTTAGTTATTATTTAGATAAAACTATTTAACTTTTAATCCTGTGTTGAATTCTTGGATGGACCTATTGAAATCATCAAACGTTTCAATATAGTTACCGCTCGTATAATCGCCTATCACTTTTCGCCAGAAGTTCCTTGCAGGTTCATTTTTCTCTACCTGGGTGATACTCCATTTGCCAGGGAATTGATCAAACAACTTAAATGCAGCAATTTTGCCGAATCCTCTCCGGTAAAATTTCCTCATGATAAAAAACTCAAGGATGACATTGGGGTCTCCGCTTTCAACCATTGCAAAACCTGCCAGCTCCCCATTGTAAATCATAAAATAAGCGTGCAAATCGGGTTCAGACCAATACCGCTTCAAATCAAACGGTACAAAACTTCCATTCTCTTCAAGTTTTATATCCTGAAAGACCGTAAATTCATAAATATAAAATTGAATTAAATTGTGGAGAATTGCTTCATCCTCTTGTTTCACTCTCACTAAATCAATCACAGAGATTCCCCTTTTTTCAAGATATATATAAGAATTCGGCCTGTTATCATAAAATCCTTTTTCACATAAAAAAGTCTTTTTACTCTTCTCTCTTAGGATATAAATATTGGTAGGTGATTTCTTTTCCCATTAATGAGATTTCAACTATTTCTGTACCATCGGTGGATTCGAATGTGTATGCTGAACCGCCATCCTTGATCTGCTTCCACATCTTCGTTGCTTTAATTTTACCTATATACTCTTTAAACTGTTGCGGCAACCCTTGCTCCCATACATATTTTTCTTTATCACCTATTAACTCTATCGGTCTTAACCCGACAGGATATGGGAGACTTCCATATCCATGGGTAACATATAGCTGCTCGTTATACCGATAGGGCTTAGGTTCGATGAAATCTAATGATGAAATGACCTGGAAGATTTCAGCGTATTCAAGCTTTGGATAATCGAAGCTGAAATGCATTGTTTTTTTTCCTGCTTCGACGAAGAAATGGTACCGGAGGCTAACATCCATCATTTTGACATGTTCGATATATAATGAGGTTGGATAAGGAAAGTTGACCATCTCTTTTGCCATATTCATAGCGCTCATATTGATGATTTTATTCTTCTCTCCATCAGTTACAAACTCAGCCATACCTACTTGTTCAGGGTTGCCTTTCTCAAAAAAGGCATAACCCTCCTCGTTCTTTTTGCTATATACGCTTTCTAAATCCCAATTGAGACTGAATTCATTAACTGCTTGCGATTGTCCTGACCCATTTGGAGATTGATAATGTTGTTGTAACTGGATGAGCAGACCTGCCGAGATGATTACAAATAGTGCTGTTAATACAACATTTTTCAACTCGAAGATTCGTTGTTTTGCATTTAATTCTGCTCGTGCACGAATCGATGACCTGATTTTACTCCTCATCCTGTCACTTTCTTCTTCTCCTGGGGTAACTGATCTTAGGACAGTCCAATTTCTTTCAGAAGGTTTTCTCAAAGTATTCGCTCCCTTCCAATACATCCATTTTTTTTAATGCAGCTAATCCCCTAGACAAAGTCTTTCTGATTTTTGATTCCGACCAACCCAGGATTTCAGAGATTTCCTTAGTGGAACACTCTTCAACCTTTTTCAAGGTAATCACAAGCCTGTAGTCCGGTTTAAGCTGCTGGATTGCTTCCAGTGTTCTCTCTATTGTTTCTCTGTGTTCAATATACTGTTCAATGTTAAAAGTTGACTGTATCTCTGGCTCATTAGCAAATAATGATAAAACCTTCTTTCTTTTTCTCCTGCGTATTTCATCTATGACGAGATGTTTTGCTATACTAAAAAGCCAGGTTTTAACCTTCGTTCTGCTTTCGAATTTCTCATAGGACGTAAAGGCGCGCACAAATGTATCATGAACCAAGTCTTCGCAGCATTGACGGTCTCCCATCATGTAAAAAATAAACCGGTAAATATCTTTATAATATATCTCATACCATTCCATTATCTGTTGTTCCTTATATTGATCGTTTATTTCCCCCACCTCATTTCCGCCATCTATACGATAAGTCGAAACAGAATGAAAAGTGTGACACATTTTGTTCCTTATTTATCCATTATAAAGCAAAAATGAGTCCTTACCTGTTAAGATAAGGACTCGCTTTACTAATATTCTTCGATCTCCCAGGTGTGTGTGAACTGAATACACCCCTTTAATGTTTGTGCAACGGGACATCCTTGCTCGAAAACTTTTAAAGCTCTTTCAGCAGCTTCGCTTTTCCCGGCCGGAACTTTCAGCTCATAATGGCAGCTGATTTTCGTGATTTTCAATACTCCTTCAGGTGCTTCAATTGTACCCTGAACCTTTGCCTTGACTTTATCGGGATAAGTAGGGATTTTACGCGCCTCCAGCGCGCCAGATAGGGTTCCTACCAGTCAGCCGCCTGCTGATGAAACAATATGATCAAGGGTTGACGGATATTCGACATCTGGATTAACACCATAGAACTGCTTCACTCCACCATGGACACCAAATAACAAAGGCTCACTAAAACCATCAATATAAGCCTCTCTTATTTTGTTGGGAGTATCTTTTTGAATCACTGTTATCTTTGTTAATGCGATTGGCTCAGACAAATTACCATCCCTCCTCGATTTTCTAACTCCAACATATAAGAAATCTTGCTGTTTTACAAACAATTGCCTATTGATTTTACAATTAGGCAGCCCAAATTCACTAATCTATGATACAAGCTGATGCTCGTCCAATATTTTTACATATGATGTTGTTGTAAGGTTCGGATCTTACCTATCTTCTTTTAGGAAGGGGGTGAAGAGATGTTAATCACTGCGATTGTCGTTCTTTTGCTGGCTCTTGCTTTAGTCGTTGCGATTTTGTTGAATCAGGATGCTTTAGCTGATGTCCTTTACACTTGCATCGGTGAAGTAATTGCTGTTGAAAACGGTGCTGCTTAATCTCTTTGAAAGATTTGTGACCTGATGTTCCTTACAGTCTCTCCGGCTATGCCGGTATACGCCGGGGAGATCTTACTAAAAGATAGAAAGGATGTATTAAATGAATGGAAACGAAATAAAGCCACATATTGACCGTTTGAAAAAAGACCCATCATTAAATGAAATACTTAATTTCACCCAGACATTCCTAAAGAAAATACCAGAAAACGAGAAAGCAGCCGATAAGATTGAAGCACCAAAGGAAAATCAATTGAGTGCAGAAAAAATTAACTCCCTGATGACTACTGCACAAAGCTTTATAAATCCAACTACTTTATCATTGCTTTCAAAGAATTTAAATCAGTCAGAAATTAAAGAAAAGGACTCTGACACTACTAGCTTAAAACATAAAGTCGAACAGCTTTCAGCTGAATGGAGCGAAGTAAAAGAGGAATTAAAGCAAACCAAGATTCAGTTAGCAGAAAAAATTCATCGTCTGGAAGAACTAGAGACTACTGTCCAATATCTTAAACGCCGGAGGAGGCGGTAAGAAGAAATAGAGTCCTTCATTTTCAATATGAAGAACTCTATTTTTTTCCTTCCGAGATTGAATAAGTTTCCTTAGGGGCTCTACTGTTCTGTAACCTTCTCATATGTCTCTTATCCATTAAAAAATATTATCGCCAAATAAATGGCTGTTCCCCACATAATCATCGCGGATAACTTATTTATGATACCGAGAAAACCATTTGATTTTCCTAACCTCCCCACTTGCCGGCCAACGAAGGCAAGTGCAAAAAACCAGATCCAAGATGTTACTATACAGGCCAGCGCAAATGTAATTTTCTCCGGGCCTGCATAGTTAAGAGAACTTGTACCTATCACTCCGATTGTATCCATGATCGCATGCGGATTTAGCAGAGAAACCGAGGCAGCGAAGGTTATTTGTTTTTTTGGGGAAAAAGCTTCCTGTTGAGCTGATACTTCAGAGGTAGTACTTTTCCAAGTTAGATAACCCATGTAAATTAAGAATAGTATTCCGGCTGATAACAGCAATGTTTTTAGCCAGGCAACCTGCAGGACGATGACCGATATCCCCAGAACAGCCAAAGTGATCAAGAGAGTGTCAATTATCGAGGCAGTCAGGATCACTGGTAATACCCTCCTATATTTTTTGTGAATCGATCCCTGATTGAAGACAAATACATTTTGGACCCCTAATGGCAGGATCAAACCAAATGCCAGGATGAATCCATGAATAACTGCAGCTAACATAAACTCTTTTCCCCTTTATCAAACCATCGTTTAATTTCGGTAATACGCTCAATTCAATTCTTAAGTATTGCTGGCATGTGATACGTTAAAACCATTTCAAATCCATACATAAATTTAAAGGAGAATCCTGGATTTTTAAAGAATTATATCTTATTAAGTTTTGGAGGTATTATGTTTGAACAATGACACATTATTAATCAATAAAAAGAGCTGGGACGTGGTCGCTCCTCGATTTTATGGAAGAACGGCACTGCCCGAGTATGGTCCCTTTGCTCCTGAGGAAACTGAGCTTAACCTGTTTGAGAACGTAAACGAAAAAAAAGTTCTCGATATCGGTTGTGGAAGCGGCCACTCTTTAAAGTATATGAACGACAATGGCGCTGCTGAACTGTGGGGGTTGGATCTTTCACATACACAAATTTCAGCGGCAAAGGAATTACTAAAAGATGCAAAGGTTCAATTATTCCAATCACCTATGGAACTGAATCCCGGAATACCCCATGCCTATTTTGATGTTGTCTACTCGATTTTCGCTCTTGGTTGGACGACGAACCTGGAACAGACGCTTAAGAATGTCCATCAATATTTGAAGCCAGACGGAACATTCATTTTCAGCTGGGAACATCCATTATTTAGCCGGATTCAAAATACAGAGGATGGCCTGTCATTTAATAAATCGTACCATGAAGAAGGACCCTATGAACATCAGGCATGGAAACACCCTGCGATCATGCAGCAGTATAAAGTAAGTACATTCATTAATTCACTGGTGGATACAGGTTTTAAAATTGTGAAGATGGTGGAAGAAGTGAGCATCACTGACGAATTGATAAACCGGGATCAAAACAGATGGTATAACCTTGCTAAGGTTGAGTCAATACCTACGACGCTTATTATCAAATGCGCCAAATTATAGCAGAACAAAAAAGGACTTAGGCATAAGTCCTTTTTCGCTTAGTC
This window of the Mesobacillus jeotgali genome carries:
- a CDS encoding class I SAM-dependent methyltransferase, producing MNNDTLLINKKSWDVVAPRFYGRTALPEYGPFAPEETELNLFENVNEKKVLDIGCGSGHSLKYMNDNGAAELWGLDLSHTQISAAKELLKDAKVQLFQSPMELNPGIPHAYFDVVYSIFALGWTTNLEQTLKNVHQYLKPDGTFIFSWEHPLFSRIQNTEDGLSFNKSYHEEGPYEHQAWKHPAIMQQYKVSTFINSLVDTGFKIVKMVEEVSITDELINRDQNRWYNLAKVESIPTTLIIKCAKL
- the argS gene encoding arginine--tRNA ligase codes for the protein MEYVKLYSELLAAEIGGLLTCNEIERLIEKPKFLHQGDMAFPCFQLAKTMRKPPAAIAKDLSSRLQHQINGSFNRFEAAGGYINAFLNKANVVKELLNEILQKKNRYGDLDLGESQAVTIDLSSPNIAKPFSMGHLRSTVIGNSLSLIYEKCGYRTVKINHLGDWGTQFGKLITAYKLWGTEEKVKAEPIQELLALYIKFHEAAESQPQLEQEGRDWFRRLENGNTEALELWKWFKDESLKEFKKIYDLMGMEFDSYAGEAFYNDKMEPTVEMLREKGLLEDSDGAQVVNLDEYELPPCLIKKSDGATLYATRDLAAARYRFEEYSFVKSLYVVGNEQSLHFKQIKSVLAKMDFPWADGIIHVPFGMMLKDGKKMSTRKGKVVLLENVLQDSIKLAEKNIEDKNPSLANKTDIAVMVGTGAVVFHDLKNFRMNDIEFSLEDMLKVEGETGPYVQYTNARAQSLLRKGAFEAGSGEVNLAADREWAVLTELQAFPDTIKRAIEKNDPSQIAKYVLNLSQAFNKYYGEVKILEDDAEKNARLQLVHSVSIVLEEGLRLLGIKAPKEM
- a CDS encoding RNA polymerase sigma factor, whose translation is MGEINDQYKEQQIMEWYEIYYKDIYRFIFYMMGDRQCCEDLVHDTFVRAFTSYEKFESRTKVKTWLFSIAKHLVIDEIRRRKRKKVLSLFANEPEIQSTFNIEQYIEHRETIERTLEAIQQLKPDYRLVITLKKVEECSTKEISEILGWSESKIRKTLSRGLAALKKMDVLEGSEYFEKTF
- a CDS encoding GNAT family N-acetyltransferase is translated as MIDLVRVKQEDEAILHNLIQFYIYEFTVFQDIKLEENGSFVPFDLKRYWSEPDLHAYFMIYNGELAGFAMVESGDPNVILEFFIMRKFYRRGFGKIAAFKLFDQFPGKWSITQVEKNEPARNFWRKVIGDYTSGNYIETFDDFNRSIQEFNTGLKVK
- a CDS encoding LysE/ArgO family amino acid transporter — protein: MLAAVIHGFILAFGLILPLGVQNVFVFNQGSIHKKYRRVLPVILTASIIDTLLITLAVLGISVIVLQVAWLKTLLLSAGILFLIYMGYLTWKSTTSEVSAQQEAFSPKKQITFAASVSLLNPHAIMDTIGVIGTSSLNYAGPEKITFALACIVTSWIWFFALAFVGRQVGRLGKSNGFLGIINKLSAMIMWGTAIYLAIIFFNG
- a CDS encoding OsmC family protein; its protein translation is MVGTLSGALEARKIPTYPDKVKAKVQGTIEAPEGVLKITKISCHYELKVPAGKSEAAERALKVFEQGCPVAQTLKGCIQFTHTWEIEEY